From the genome of Pseudomonas sp. WJP1:
CGGGGTTCGGTCGTATACTTCCGCCCCAGCTTTGTCGCGGGGTGGAGCAGTCTGGTAGCTCGTCGGGCTCATAACCCGAAGGTCGTCGGTTCAAATCCGGCCCCCGCAACCAGTTTAAGGAGCCCCTTTTCAGGGGCTTTTTGTTAGCTGGACACTTCCAACGCCGCTGTTCGACGGCGTTTCAAGGATGGGCGCTTCGCCCATTTTTTTATTTTGCATAGCATGCACATACATGCACGAGGGGGTTCAGGTGTCGAGCAAGCTAGAAGAGTTGCAGGCCTTGCTGGCCCCGGTGGTCGTGGCCCTAGGCTATGAATGCTGGGGTATCGAGTTTTCGGCTCAGGGTCGTCACTCGATGTTGCGCGTTTATATTGATAAAGAGGGCGGTGTGTTGGTGGACGATTGTGCCATCGTCAGCCGTCAGATCAGCGGTGTGCTGGATGTTGAAGATCCAATCTCCGTTGAATACACCCTCGAAGTTTCCTCGCCAGGCATGGAACGCCCGCTGTTCACTCTTGAGCAGTTTGCAAAATTTGCCGGTGAACAAGTGAAGATCAAGCTGCGCTCGCCTTTTGAAGGACGACGCAACTTTCAGGGCCTTCTGCGCGGTGTAGAAGAGCAGGACGTCGTGGTGCAGGTAGATGACCATGAGTTCCTGTTGCCGATCGATATGATCGACAAGGCCAACATTATTCCCAGTTTTGACTGAGGCGTGCCAGATACTGCGGATCCCGCGGATCCAATGGCTTGCGAAAGGCGAGGCGTACGATGAGCAAAGAAGTACTGCTGGTTGTTGAGTCGGTATCCAATGAAAAGGGCGTACCGGCTAACGTAATTTTTGAAGCGCTGGAGCTCGCTCTGGCCACGGCTACCAAAAAGCGTTTCGAGGACGAAGTCGATCTGCGTGTGGAAATCAACCGCCACACCGGTGCCTACGAGACTTTCCGTCGCTGGACGGTTGTCGAAGAAGCCGACCTGGACGATCCGGCCATCGAAACCTGGCCGAGCAAGGTTGCTGAAACGCATCCTGGTGCCAAAGTTGGCGATGTCGTCGAAGAGAAGATCGAGTCCATCGAATTCGGCCGTATCGCTGCACAGACTGCCAAGCAAGTCATCGTGCAGAAGGTTCGCGAAGCCGAGCGCGCCCAGGTTGTTGACGCTTACCGCGAGCGCCTGGGTGAAATCATCTCCGGCACCGTGAAAAAAGTCACCCGCGACAACGTGATCGTCGATCTGGGTAACAACGCCGAGGCGTTGCTGGCCCGTGAAGACATCATTTCTCGCGAAACTTTCCGGGTTGGCGTGCGCTTGCGTGCGCTGCTCAAGGAAATCCGCACCGAGAACCGCGGCCCGCAGTTGATCCTGTCGCGTACCGCGCCGGAAATGCTGATCGAGTTGTTCCGCATCGAAGTGCCGGAAATTGCCGAAGGCCTGATCGAAGTGATGGCTGCGTCCCGTGATCCGGGCTCGCGCGCCAAGATCGCCGTACGCTCCAAGGACAAACGCATCGACCCGCAGGGCGCGTGCATTGGTATGCGCGGTTCGCGCGTCCAGGCAGTGTCGGGCGAGTTGGGCGGTGAGCGTGTGGACATCGTCCTGTGGGACGACAACCCGGCTCAGTTCGTGATCAACGCCATGTCCCCGGCCGAGGTTGCGGCAATTATCGTTGACGAAGATGCCCATGCAATGGACATCGCC
Proteins encoded in this window:
- the nusA gene encoding transcription termination factor NusA, translating into MSKEVLLVVESVSNEKGVPANVIFEALELALATATKKRFEDEVDLRVEINRHTGAYETFRRWTVVEEADLDDPAIETWPSKVAETHPGAKVGDVVEEKIESIEFGRIAAQTAKQVIVQKVREAERAQVVDAYRERLGEIISGTVKKVTRDNVIVDLGNNAEALLAREDIISRETFRVGVRLRALLKEIRTENRGPQLILSRTAPEMLIELFRIEVPEIAEGLIEVMAASRDPGSRAKIAVRSKDKRIDPQGACIGMRGSRVQAVSGELGGERVDIVLWDDNPAQFVINAMSPAEVAAIIVDEDAHAMDIAVGADNLAQAIGRGGQNVRLASQLTGWTLNVMTESDIQAKQQAETGDILRNFIDELEVDEDLAQVLVDEGFTSLEEIAYVPLEEMLNIDGFDEDTVNELRARAKDRLLTKAIATEEKLADAHPAEDLLSLEGMDKDLAMELAVRGVITREDLAEQSIDDLLDIDGIDDDRAGKLIMAARAHWFE
- the rimP gene encoding ribosome maturation factor RimP, which translates into the protein MSSKLEELQALLAPVVVALGYECWGIEFSAQGRHSMLRVYIDKEGGVLVDDCAIVSRQISGVLDVEDPISVEYTLEVSSPGMERPLFTLEQFAKFAGEQVKIKLRSPFEGRRNFQGLLRGVEEQDVVVQVDDHEFLLPIDMIDKANIIPSFD